Genomic segment of Microbacterium hydrocarbonoxydans:
CGATCAGCGATGCGGAGCTCGAGCAGTTCTTCCGCGACATGGTGACCATCCGCGCGATCGACACGCAGGCCACCAACCTGCAGCGTCAAGGTCAGCTCGCGCTGTGGCCGCCGAGCCGTGGCCAGGAGGCCGCGCAGGTCGGCTCGGGCCGTGCCGCTCGCGCGCAGGACACGATCTTCCCGTCGTATCGCGAGCACGCCGTGACGCGCATCCGCGGTGTCGACCCGCTCGACATCATCAAGCTCATGCGCGGAGTCTCGCACGGCGGATGGGATCCCACCGACCCGAAGAACGGCAACACGCGGCTGTACACCCTGGTGCTGGGCTCGCAGGTTCTGCATGCGACCGGCTACGCGATGGGGCTGAACTTCGACGCCCGCAGCGGCACCGGCGACGTCGACAAGGATGAAGCGGTCATCGTCTACTACGGCGACGGCGCATCGAGCCAGGGCGACGTGCACGAGGCGATGGTCTTCGCCGCCAGCTACCAGGCACCCACAGTCTTCTTCCTCCAGAACAACCACTGGGCGATCTCCGTGCCCGTGTCGACGCAGTCGCGTGTGCCGCTGGTCGAGCGCAGCGCCGGCTACGGCATCCCGAGCGTCCGCGTCGACGGCAATGACGTGCTCGCCAGCTACGC
This window contains:
- the pdhA gene encoding pyruvate dehydrogenase (acetyl-transferring) E1 component subunit alpha, which produces MTSPENELVRVLEKDGRFAPSPAAEKYLPLIEAISDAELEQFFRDMVTIRAIDTQATNLQRQGQLALWPPSRGQEAAQVGSGRAARAQDTIFPSYREHAVTRIRGVDPLDIIKLMRGVSHGGWDPTDPKNGNTRLYTLVLGSQVLHATGYAMGLNFDARSGTGDVDKDEAVIVYYGDGASSQGDVHEAMVFAASYQAPTVFFLQNNHWAISVPVSTQSRVPLVERSAGYGIPSVRVDGNDVLASYAVSRVALDEARSGQGPRAIEAVTYRLGAHTTSDDPTKYRGSDEEQSWAERDPIDRMRAFLVNRGASAQFFADVDAEAADAAEDLRSRSVELGPPTVDKMFDHVYSEPHPLVAEQKAWHARYEASFEGDAQ